In the genome of Lysobacter sp. 5GHs7-4, the window CACGCCGAGCTTGACCAGGGCGCGCTGCACGCGCTCTTCGAACACCTTCTCCAGACGGTCCCAGGTGTCGGCGGCGCGTTCGCGCGCGTGACCGACCTTGGACTCGACCACGTCGCGCAGCGCATCGGCTTGGCCGCCGGTGAACTTGCGCGCGGTCTGCTCCAGATTCAGGCCTTCCTTGACCAGGCCTTCGAACAGCTTGGTGCCCTCGGCCTGGGCGCGACCGAACGCGCCGACGCCGGCCAGCCAGATCTGCTGCGCGGATTCGCTCAGGGTCTTGGACAGGCGCTCGGCCTGCTCCTGGGCGCTGCCGCTGCTGCTCTTGCCGGCGGTCGTTTTCTTAGCGTTCTTCTTGAACTTGGCCATGTGCCCTCCAAGCGGGCGTAAATACGATGTCACTGCACGATGGGGGCGCTGTCTAGAGTTTTCACACCATTGGACGGGACGCGCAACCAACGCCGACGGAAATCGGCGAGGCCGGGCACTGCCAGCCCGTAGGATGCGGTGAGCCTTAGGCGAACCGCATCGTCGCGCCAGGCCGAAGCCCCGCGCCGGCGCGGTAATCACCGCACTCGGCGACTACCTGGCCTTGGCGCGCTTGCGGCGATTCGCGACCAAGTGATCGACATCGTCCAGGGCGCGGCGCAGGCGCGCGGTGGTCTCGGTGTCGCGCGGGGGCGCGGCGATGCCGTCCAGGATCGAGCGCCCGGGGTCGGCCAGCACCTCCTCGCGCAGGCGGATGCCGTGCGCGGCCAGCACCGGGCGCAGCGCGTCGGCGCGCTGGCGCAGGTCGGCCAGGGTGTTGCGGTAGGCGATCTCGCAGATCCGGCGCCGCGCCGAGAAGCTGAAGGCGTTGGTGAAGAACAGCTCGCCGTCTTCGGCGTTGGGCTCGAACACCAGTTGGTCGATGTTGGGGTACTGCTGGGCGTAGCGCGCCAGGCCGACCTGCATGCGCGATTGCAGCAGGGTGCGGAAGGTCTGCGACAGCACCGCCGGCAGACCGCCCGCGGCCAGGCTGTTGTCCTCGGCCACCGGCGCGCCGCCGTGGTTATGGTTGAACGGCACCAGCGGGTTGATGCCGATCAGCAGGTCGATGCCCTGTTCCAGCACCAGCGAGGCGTGCATGGTCCGGCGCAGCGCGCCGTCGACGAAATGGCGGCCGCGGATGTTCACCGGCGGGTACAGGCCGGGCAGGGCGGCGCTGGCCTGCACCGCCTTGGAGATCGGAATGTCGTTCCAGTCGTCGCCGCCGAAACGCACCGCGTCGCCGC includes:
- a CDS encoding phasin family protein; translated protein: MAKFKKNAKKTTAGKSSSGSAQEQAERLSKTLSESAQQIWLAGVGAFGRAQAEGTKLFEGLVKEGLNLEQTARKFTGGQADALRDVVESKVGHARERAADTWDRLEKVFEERVQRALVKLGVPGRDDLAGLSQRVDTLTAELRRQGGKPAKSAKPAAKPAAAKKVSAAKKVSKQPAVAKKGAAKAPRKSIAKPKPPVAP
- a CDS encoding patatin-like phospholipase family protein, producing the protein MLSLHSAQHRARSTGTPAKIGLAIAGGGPIGGMYELGALRAMDEALDGLDLTRLDCYVGVSSGAFLAAGLANRMDTAEMCRIFITGDSDDVQFRPETFMRPAFFEYMKRAASFPRLATQWWRELLFSPREARWSDLITRFGGLIPNGLFDNGEVERFLREVFTRRGRSNDFRDLDARLYVVAVDIDSGDAVRFGGDDWNDIPISKAVQASAALPGLYPPVNIRGRHFVDGALRRTMHASLVLEQGIDLLIGINPLVPFNHNHGGAPVAEDNSLAAGGLPAVLSQTFRTLLQSRMQVGLARYAQQYPNIDQLVFEPNAEDGELFFTNAFSFSARRRICEIAYRNTLADLRQRADALRPVLAAHGIRLREEVLADPGRSILDGIAAPPRDTETTARLRRALDDVDHLVANRRKRAKAR